A stretch of Desulfovulcanus ferrireducens DNA encodes these proteins:
- a CDS encoding DUF370 domain-containing protein, which translates to MSKQKQKLINIGFGNYVVRSRVVAIVNPTSSPMRRLREDARDDHRLIDATQGRKTRSIIIADSNHVILSAIQPETIAQRLEQEEDENEKK; encoded by the coding sequence ATGTCCAAACAAAAACAGAAACTTATCAATATTGGTTTTGGCAACTATGTGGTCAGGTCCAGGGTTGTGGCCATTGTTAATCCCACATCTTCTCCTATGCGCAGGTTGCGGGAGGATGCGCGGGACGACCACCGGCTTATTGATGCTACCCAGGGACGTAAGACCAGGTCGATCATCATTGCTGACTCCAACCATGTTATTCTTTCGGCTATCCAGCCGGAAACCATTGCCCAACGTCTAGAACAGGAAGAAGATGAGAATGAAAAAAAATAG
- the pyrF gene encoding orotidine-5'-phosphate decarboxylase, with protein sequence MAELIVALDFSKKSQALSLAKQLKNEVKWLKIGLELYTRYGPEVTKELKALGFNIFLDLKFLDIPNTVLGAVRSATALGIDMLTVHLLGGESMIRAALKGRELGQGENEHKPLVLGVTILTSLERKDLPWPESREISRVVLDLAQKGQNWGVDGVVCSAQELALLKAKLEPGLYYLTPGIRLDQKSDDQKRTMSPGEAVKLGANFLVVGRPITCAQDPVRAARLFQKEIHPATRR encoded by the coding sequence ATGGCTGAACTTATAGTTGCATTGGATTTCAGTAAAAAAAGTCAGGCGCTATCCCTGGCCAAACAGCTCAAAAATGAAGTTAAATGGCTAAAAATTGGCCTGGAACTATACACACGTTATGGACCGGAGGTAACCAAAGAACTAAAAGCTCTTGGTTTCAATATCTTTTTAGACCTTAAATTTCTGGATATTCCCAATACAGTCCTGGGAGCCGTGCGCAGTGCTACAGCACTCGGCATAGACATGCTCACTGTCCATCTTCTGGGTGGGGAGTCTATGATCAGGGCAGCATTAAAAGGCAGAGAACTGGGGCAAGGAGAGAATGAACATAAGCCTCTCGTCCTAGGAGTAACCATACTCACAAGCCTGGAAAGAAAAGACTTGCCCTGGCCTGAAAGCAGAGAGATTTCCCGGGTAGTTCTGGATCTGGCCCAAAAGGGTCAGAACTGGGGGGTGGACGGAGTGGTCTGTTCTGCCCAGGAGCTTGCCCTTTTAAAAGCAAAACTTGAACCTGGTTTATATTACCTGACTCCTGGTATCCGGTTGGACCAAAAAAGTGATGACCAGAAAAGAACCATGTCTCCTGGGGAAGCGGTTAAGTTGGGCGCCAATTTTCTGGTAGTTGGTCGACCGATTACCTGTGCCCAAGACCCGGTTAGAGCAGCCAGGCTCTTTCAAAAGGAAATTCATCCGGCTACAAGGAGATAA
- a CDS encoding DUF4416 family protein: MSTPQIPKPGKLILSILSAKWELFWPGLLSTLEKKMGRVDYQSELIPFTETRYYDEELGTPIFRRILSFSPLVPLDILPEIKLWTNSIENEYAQTTNSTPGNKRIFNLDPGILTHERLVLATGKNFTHRIYLRDGIWADLTLIFTKGDFQNLPWTFPDYASEKVKIHLRKIREQYHKECIKNG; this comes from the coding sequence ATGAGCACTCCCCAAATACCAAAACCAGGCAAACTTATTCTCTCAATCTTAAGCGCCAAGTGGGAATTATTTTGGCCAGGACTTTTATCGACCCTGGAAAAGAAAATGGGGAGAGTTGACTATCAAAGTGAGCTTATCCCTTTCACCGAAACCAGATACTATGATGAGGAACTGGGGACCCCCATATTCAGACGTATACTCAGTTTCTCTCCCCTGGTCCCACTCGATATCCTGCCTGAAATCAAACTCTGGACCAACTCCATTGAAAACGAGTACGCGCAAACCACCAACAGTACACCCGGCAACAAGCGCATTTTCAACTTAGACCCCGGCATCCTGACCCATGAACGATTGGTTCTGGCCACAGGCAAAAACTTTACCCACCGCATTTACTTAAGAGATGGCATCTGGGCTGATTTAACTCTCATTTTTACCAAAGGCGACTTTCAAAATCTGCCCTGGACTTTTCCCGACTATGCTTCAGAAAAAGTAAAAATACATTTGCGAAAAATAAGAGAACAATACCACAAGGAGTGTATTAAAAATGGCTAA
- the mtaB gene encoding tRNA (N(6)-L-threonylcarbamoyladenosine(37)-C(2))-methylthiotransferase MtaB — translation MSKFYITTLGCKINQYETQAITEAWQKKGYDLVATPQEAEVIIVNSCAVTARAVRDLKKLLRQLAKLVADTRIIVTGCAAEVMAEELKKLKEVHTIIPQSQKNLFLQPENILCSTSSHSLPFTSCSFALEISNYFRARAVVKIQDGCSHKCTYCIVPLTRGPSRSRPPKAILDEIERLFNSGVREISLGGINLRQFGRDLTPKIDFWDLLLQIQQHFGPEWQGKARIRISSLEPSELTDKALNVLSQSSLVCPHLHISMQSASLNVLKRMGRGHYRPQSLEKFVHQLKDIWPLFGLGMDILVGFPGETEKDFQTTYDFCAHIPLSYAHVFPYSKRPGTPAARFPDQIPASVKKERAAALRELIQKKKTLFLNKLVKLPQVHLVVENENQGMTEYYVQARLKNPDPSLCARQIIKAKPKGINVECWMLDVEL, via the coding sequence ATGAGTAAGTTTTACATAACCACTTTAGGGTGCAAAATTAACCAGTATGAAACCCAGGCTATAACAGAGGCGTGGCAAAAAAAAGGATATGACCTAGTTGCAACCCCGCAAGAGGCTGAGGTTATAATTGTCAATAGTTGCGCTGTAACTGCCAGGGCTGTACGGGACTTAAAAAAATTGCTGCGCCAGTTGGCAAAGCTTGTGGCTGATACCAGAATTATAGTTACTGGCTGTGCAGCCGAGGTTATGGCTGAAGAATTAAAAAAATTAAAAGAAGTCCACACGATTATTCCCCAGTCACAAAAAAATCTCTTTTTGCAACCCGAAAATATTCTTTGCTCGACCTCTTCTCACTCCTTACCCTTTACCTCTTGCTCCTTTGCCCTTGAAATTTCCAACTACTTTCGGGCCAGGGCAGTGGTCAAAATTCAAGACGGTTGCAGCCATAAATGTACCTACTGCATCGTGCCCCTGACTCGTGGACCCAGCCGCAGCAGACCTCCAAAGGCTATCTTAGATGAAATTGAGCGGCTCTTTAACAGCGGCGTGCGTGAAATTTCCCTTGGTGGCATTAATCTGAGACAATTTGGCCGTGATTTGACTCCCAAAATAGATTTCTGGGATCTGCTCCTGCAGATTCAGCAACATTTCGGCCCTGAATGGCAGGGAAAGGCGAGGATACGCATCAGCTCCCTGGAACCGTCAGAATTGACAGACAAGGCCCTGAACGTTTTAAGTCAGTCTAGTCTGGTCTGCCCCCATCTGCACATATCCATGCAGAGTGCAAGTTTAAATGTCTTGAAACGCATGGGAAGAGGACACTATCGTCCACAATCACTTGAAAAGTTTGTCCATCAATTAAAAGATATCTGGCCTCTCTTTGGACTGGGGATGGACATCCTCGTTGGATTTCCGGGAGAAACCGAAAAGGATTTTCAAACCACTTATGATTTTTGCGCACACATCCCCTTGTCTTACGCCCATGTTTTCCCTTATTCAAAAAGACCGGGTACGCCCGCAGCCAGGTTTCCCGATCAAATCCCGGCCAGCGTCAAAAAAGAACGTGCTGCAGCCCTAAGAGAATTAATCCAAAAAAAGAAAACATTGTTTTTAAATAAACTCGTAAAACTGCCCCAGGTACATCTGGTAGTGGAAAATGAAAACCAGGGGATGACCGAGTATTATGTCCAGGCCAGGCTCAAAAATCCCGACCCATCCCTTTGTGCCAGGCAAATAATTAAGGCCAAGCCAAAAGGGATTAATGTTGAATGTTGGATGTTGGATGTTGAATTATAA
- the gmk gene encoding guanylate kinase yields the protein MKKNSESKGLLLVISAPSGTGKSTLISMLRKDFPELNFSISYTTRKPRPGEVHGRDYFFVSKDEFLRLKQKDFFAEWALVHSNFYGTPKEMTLRALQQGQDLVFDIDVQGARQLKESLGLGCYVFIFPPSFEALKERLQKRGTDDEKTIAKRLENAKAEISQSHFFDYWLINDDLNKAYEQLRSIVVAEKLRPCFRPHLPENILKQE from the coding sequence ATGAAAAAAAATAGCGAAAGCAAGGGCCTGCTTCTGGTCATCAGTGCTCCTTCAGGCACAGGGAAAAGCACCCTTATTTCCATGCTTAGAAAAGATTTTCCTGAGCTTAATTTCTCCATCTCCTATACCACCAGGAAACCACGGCCAGGTGAGGTACATGGCCGGGATTATTTTTTCGTGTCTAAAGATGAATTTTTGCGTTTAAAGCAAAAAGACTTCTTTGCTGAATGGGCCCTGGTTCATAGCAATTTTTACGGCACCCCCAAAGAAATGACCTTAAGAGCTCTTCAGCAGGGACAGGATCTTGTTTTTGATATCGATGTCCAGGGAGCCAGACAATTAAAAGAAAGTCTGGGCCTAGGTTGTTATGTCTTTATTTTTCCACCATCTTTTGAGGCTCTAAAAGAGCGTCTGCAAAAACGGGGCACGGATGACGAAAAAACTATTGCTAAAAGACTTGAAAATGCCAAGGCTGAAATAAGCCAAAGTCATTTTTTTGATTACTGGCTTATAAACGATGACCTGAATAAAGCCTATGAACAACTACGCTCCATTGTTGTTGCTGAAAAGTTAAGGCCGTGTTTTCGCCCCCATTTACCAGAAAATATTTTGAAACAAGAATAA
- a CDS encoding YicC/YloC family endoribonuclease, whose protein sequence is MAKSMTGFGQAQMQTEKWAISWEIKSVNSRFLDLKWKTPHSLNALQPEWEKVVRDHALRGRVELYLNLQILDPSLLGLTFDRATAVAMLGQLANLAEETNTEFRPDLNRFLNLSNLWRDKGGEIDPALKEDLHKTLKNALIDWDKSKLQEGVALAEDLKTRLSKLSDLVYKLEELATDNAENRYAELKQRVDKLLQEYSIQTDESRMLQELALLADRLDVSEELTRLKSHLNSMQELIDKPGEIGRKLDFMLQETFREINTCSNKCHNIEMNRIAVDFKAELEKCREQAQNLE, encoded by the coding sequence ATGGCTAAAAGCATGACAGGATTTGGACAGGCTCAGATGCAAACCGAAAAGTGGGCCATTTCCTGGGAGATAAAGAGTGTAAATAGCCGCTTTTTGGATCTGAAATGGAAAACTCCACACAGCCTGAACGCATTGCAACCAGAATGGGAGAAGGTCGTCAGGGATCACGCCTTAAGAGGAAGAGTTGAATTATATTTAAACCTGCAAATTCTAGATCCTTCCCTTTTGGGTTTAACTTTTGACCGGGCTACGGCCGTGGCCATGCTCGGGCAACTAGCTAACCTCGCCGAGGAAACAAACACTGAGTTTCGCCCGGACTTAAATAGATTTTTAAATTTATCCAATTTGTGGCGGGATAAAGGCGGAGAAATCGACCCTGCCCTAAAAGAAGACCTCCATAAAACTCTAAAAAATGCCTTGATAGACTGGGATAAAAGTAAACTTCAAGAAGGTGTTGCCCTGGCTGAGGATTTAAAGACGCGCCTGAGCAAGCTTAGCGACCTTGTCTACAAGCTGGAAGAACTGGCCACTGACAATGCCGAGAATCGCTATGCCGAGCTCAAACAACGGGTAGACAAACTTCTCCAGGAATATTCTATACAAACAGATGAATCCAGGATGCTCCAGGAACTTGCCTTGCTTGCCGATCGTCTGGATGTGTCTGAAGAACTCACTCGACTTAAAAGTCACCTTAATAGCATGCAAGAACTGATTGACAAACCAGGAGAAATTGGCCGTAAATTGGATTTTATGCTCCAGGAAACATTCAGAGAAATAAATACTTGCAGCAACAAATGCCACAATATAGAAATGAACCGAATTGCCGTTGACTTTAAAGCCGAGTTGGAAAAATGCCGCGAACAGGCACAGAATCTGGAATAA
- the mnmA gene encoding tRNA 2-thiouridine(34) synthase MnmA, whose protein sequence is MKIAVALSGGADSLMALLLLKEQGHDVFAVHAHFLPPSDELIQLGKKIEKICRSLQVNLHILDLSHEFEQEVISPFVHTYIKGYTPNPCALCNATMKFGLLLDKALGLGARKMATGHYAEVKIIDDQPTLWWAKDSSKNQSYFLSLVPKHRFENVVFPLASWSKKDVYRVLEQKGLQPVISRESNEICFIEDDYRAFLLQRGVKLPGPGPIKTSKGEVLGTHKGLWRYTLGQRRGIGVAYKHPLYVINKDLARNTLIVGPEEELWSKGCIAQNVNFLVPPAKWPEEILVQTRYRQKAKKGWVEIKDNNLHIHFLEPQKKPTPGQVAAIFSPQGQVLGAGIIRSSKFNVQGSGLKI, encoded by the coding sequence ATGAAAATAGCTGTTGCTCTCAGTGGTGGAGCAGATAGTCTCATGGCCCTGCTACTCCTCAAAGAACAGGGCCATGATGTTTTTGCTGTCCACGCCCACTTCCTGCCTCCCTCGGATGAGCTTATTCAACTGGGCAAAAAAATAGAAAAGATTTGTCGCAGCCTGCAGGTAAACCTGCACATTCTTGATCTCTCACACGAGTTTGAGCAGGAGGTTATTTCGCCTTTTGTGCATACTTACATTAAGGGCTATACTCCCAACCCTTGTGCCTTGTGCAATGCCACGATGAAGTTTGGCCTGCTTCTGGATAAAGCACTTGGCCTTGGTGCCCGAAAAATGGCTACGGGTCACTATGCTGAAGTAAAAATCATAGACGATCAGCCCACCCTGTGGTGGGCAAAGGACAGCTCAAAGAATCAGAGTTATTTTCTTTCTCTTGTGCCAAAACACAGATTTGAGAACGTTGTTTTCCCTCTGGCTTCCTGGTCCAAAAAAGATGTATACCGGGTACTGGAGCAAAAGGGACTCCAGCCTGTCATCTCCAGAGAGAGTAATGAAATCTGCTTTATTGAAGATGACTACCGTGCGTTTCTCCTCCAAAGAGGAGTAAAACTTCCTGGCCCAGGTCCCATTAAAACCAGCAAAGGTGAAGTTCTGGGAACGCACAAGGGGCTGTGGCGATATACATTGGGACAACGTAGAGGAATAGGCGTTGCATATAAACATCCGCTCTATGTCATCAACAAAGACCTGGCCCGGAACACCCTTATTGTTGGCCCGGAAGAAGAATTATGGTCTAAAGGATGCATAGCCCAGAATGTTAACTTTCTGGTCCCCCCTGCCAAGTGGCCGGAAGAAATTCTGGTCCAGACCAGGTACAGACAAAAGGCAAAAAAAGGATGGGTAGAGATTAAAGATAATAACCTGCATATCCATTTCTTAGAACCGCAAAAAAAACCAACCCCAGGCCAGGTGGCAGCCATCTTTTCACCTCAAGGACAGGTCCTTGGAGCGGGGATTATTAGAAGTTCAAAGTTCAACGTTCAAGGTTCGGGGCTCAAGATTTGA
- the gatA gene encoding Asp-tRNA(Asn)/Glu-tRNA(Gln) amidotransferase subunit GatA has translation MELAIKNLTQIRDILLRREASVKEVVTECLQVIEKTEPQLNALITTCAEQALEQAKQMDNQGPDPDKPLWGVPIVIKDVIATKGLRTTCASKILENFTPCYDATLVEKLKQAGSIILGKTNMDEFAMGSSTENSAFGPTKNPWDLTRVPGGSSGGSAASVAAAQAFASIGTDTGGSIRQPSGFCGIVGLKPTYGRVSRFGLIAYGSSLDQAGPMTRSVQDAALMLQVIAGHDPKDSTSSQKDVPDYVQSLQKANDLKGIRLGYPSEYWREGLSPEVKDCCEQALNKAKELGAEIVPINLKHTPYAIATYYIIAMAEASSNLARYDGVRFGYRDKDATELIEMYLRSRSKGFGEEVKRRIMLGTYVLSAGYYDAYYKKAAQVRRLIRQDYLDALKNCDLICAPVAPTTAFRLGENIDDPLQMYLTDIFTISLNLSGLPGLTLPVGLGQETNMPVGMQFFGPAFGEEIIFRVCHVLEQALPGPGYPLGI, from the coding sequence ATGGAACTTGCGATAAAAAATCTTACCCAAATCAGAGACATTTTGCTTCGCAGAGAAGCCAGCGTTAAAGAGGTCGTAACTGAATGTCTGCAAGTAATTGAAAAGACTGAGCCACAACTAAACGCACTGATTACCACCTGTGCGGAACAGGCACTTGAGCAGGCAAAACAGATGGACAACCAGGGGCCTGACCCGGACAAACCATTATGGGGTGTACCTATCGTCATCAAAGATGTCATTGCCACCAAAGGATTACGCACTACCTGTGCTTCAAAAATCCTGGAAAATTTCACCCCCTGTTATGACGCAACTCTAGTGGAAAAGCTAAAACAGGCCGGAAGCATCATCCTGGGTAAAACCAATATGGATGAATTTGCCATGGGCTCGTCCACGGAAAATTCCGCATTTGGCCCCACCAAAAACCCCTGGGATTTAACCAGGGTTCCCGGTGGTTCCAGTGGCGGTTCAGCAGCCAGTGTGGCCGCAGCACAAGCTTTTGCTTCAATAGGTACTGATACTGGCGGGTCTATTCGTCAACCTTCTGGTTTTTGCGGTATTGTTGGTTTAAAGCCAACCTATGGCCGGGTCTCGCGTTTCGGACTCATTGCCTATGGCTCATCACTGGACCAGGCCGGCCCCATGACCAGGTCAGTCCAGGATGCAGCGCTCATGCTGCAAGTAATTGCCGGCCATGATCCCAAAGACTCCACAAGCAGTCAGAAAGATGTGCCTGATTATGTTCAGAGCTTGCAGAAGGCGAATGACCTCAAGGGGATACGCCTGGGATACCCTTCTGAATATTGGAGAGAAGGCTTAAGCCCGGAGGTTAAAGATTGTTGTGAACAGGCCTTGAACAAGGCCAAAGAATTAGGCGCAGAAATTGTACCCATCAATCTAAAACATACTCCCTATGCTATTGCCACTTACTACATCATTGCAATGGCCGAGGCATCATCCAACCTGGCCAGGTACGATGGAGTACGTTTTGGCTATCGGGACAAAGATGCCACAGAACTGATAGAGATGTATCTCCGCTCCCGCTCAAAAGGTTTTGGTGAAGAGGTCAAGCGAAGGATCATGCTAGGGACTTATGTCCTTTCTGCCGGATATTACGATGCCTATTATAAAAAGGCAGCTCAGGTGCGACGGCTTATCCGCCAGGACTATTTAGATGCACTAAAAAATTGTGATCTTATTTGCGCTCCTGTTGCACCCACCACCGCCTTTAGACTGGGTGAAAACATAGACGACCCATTACAAATGTATCTAACCGACATTTTTACTATTTCTCTAAATCTTAGCGGACTGCCCGGGCTGACTTTGCCGGTAGGCCTAGGCCAGGAAACGAACATGCCCGTGGGCATGCAGTTTTTCGGACCGGCCTTTGGAGAAGAAATTATCTTCCGGGTCTGCCACGTCCTGGAACAAGCCCTGCCAGGTCCTGGTTATCCATTGGGTATATGA
- the gatC gene encoding Asp-tRNA(Asn)/Glu-tRNA(Gln) amidotransferase subunit GatC produces MSISKEDVAKIATLSRLSLEENKLDQFAGQLSSIIEYMQKLNELETTDVEPLYSPVDQTTVLREDVVEKKFTREELLANAPEDDGQYLIVPRII; encoded by the coding sequence ATGAGTATTAGTAAAGAAGACGTTGCAAAAATCGCCACTCTGTCCAGGCTATCCCTGGAAGAAAATAAACTCGACCAATTTGCAGGACAATTATCCAGCATTATAGAGTATATGCAAAAATTAAATGAGCTTGAGACCACAGATGTAGAGCCACTTTATTCACCAGTAGACCAGACCACCGTACTTCGGGAAGACGTTGTCGAAAAAAAATTCACACGCGAGGAATTACTGGCCAATGCCCCTGAAGACGACGGCCAGTATCTTATTGTCCCCAGAATTATTTAA
- a CDS encoding penicillin-binding protein activator: MKLVKISIFCLILFLTACAPKKSLMHPMPEAALLIQKADQAWEGKNFTLSQKLYAQILLTPDLDQKIRITAWERLALSAMHNKDYHQALTALKHWAKLTPQVKNSWHWHKLYSRALKQTQSDSVYEEYLSRLIVNNNYPFSLRLEAGYVLAKHYFAQKNWDQALQVYKELHEQASDNESKIALETHLANFLEQLAPAELQTIKLTLDPAQKWDFPQNIVFWVYSIQKLKADNSCWPRIWPNLNSLIQNGKFTDVEPFLAEFNFWEKKLGKPSQTIGLTLPLSGPYATIGWKILRGASLAQWALLQDGVQIKIKTINTNAPDWQNVLHNESETLIFGGPLLKKNWEELTKLGENERKLFFTFLPTIEQEGQAGWRFFPSPRDQVRALIKKVILDLNFTNLAILYPEENYGRKMAKIFWEESSKLGAKITGLKSYPPDQPTKWGKIVASFLNIKDKNDPLQNPDPDFQAVFIPDSLSRVRAIIPQFFFYDENRLLFLGPMLWAQGFNPKELEVHYFSLALVPGAWWPENHGAKVTQLKKLLDQTVQGEPDFWVALGFDFVRFSTMLGTLSDSWRSSKINQILAQIQDMDWTMAPISWDEHGQASQDLFVFQPSSSGLIPANMTSIEAKIEFRTERRAQRLEKLRLEQNSTVQTPDSEQLVQ; encoded by the coding sequence ATGAAACTAGTAAAAATATCTATCTTTTGCCTGATTCTATTTTTAACAGCCTGCGCTCCGAAAAAAAGCCTCATGCACCCCATGCCAGAAGCTGCCCTTTTAATCCAAAAGGCCGACCAGGCATGGGAAGGTAAAAATTTTACTTTGAGCCAGAAACTATATGCTCAAATTCTTCTTACGCCTGACCTGGACCAGAAAATCAGAATAACCGCCTGGGAAAGACTGGCCTTAAGTGCCATGCACAATAAAGACTATCACCAGGCACTAACAGCACTCAAACATTGGGCTAAGCTCACGCCTCAGGTAAAAAACTCCTGGCATTGGCACAAGCTTTACTCCCGGGCCCTGAAACAAACCCAGTCTGACTCTGTCTATGAAGAATACCTGTCCAGACTGATAGTCAACAATAACTATCCGTTCTCGTTAAGGCTTGAGGCTGGCTATGTTTTGGCCAAACATTATTTCGCCCAAAAAAATTGGGATCAGGCCCTGCAAGTATATAAAGAGTTGCATGAACAAGCCAGTGACAACGAGTCCAAAATTGCCCTGGAAACTCATCTGGCTAATTTCTTAGAACAACTCGCACCGGCAGAACTCCAGACCATTAAATTAACTCTGGACCCGGCCCAAAAATGGGACTTCCCGCAAAATATTGTCTTTTGGGTCTATTCTATTCAGAAACTCAAAGCTGATAACTCCTGCTGGCCACGTATCTGGCCCAATTTAAACAGTCTTATTCAAAACGGAAAATTTACAGATGTAGAGCCCTTTTTAGCTGAGTTTAATTTCTGGGAAAAAAAGTTGGGTAAACCAAGTCAAACCATAGGACTGACCCTCCCTCTAAGTGGTCCTTATGCAACAATCGGATGGAAGATTTTGCGGGGAGCAAGTCTGGCTCAATGGGCACTTCTACAAGATGGCGTGCAAATAAAAATCAAGACCATAAATACAAACGCGCCTGACTGGCAAAACGTCCTGCACAATGAAAGCGAAACTCTTATTTTTGGGGGGCCGCTTCTGAAAAAAAACTGGGAAGAGCTAACAAAACTCGGCGAAAATGAGCGTAAGCTTTTTTTCACCTTTCTGCCTACTATAGAGCAAGAAGGTCAAGCCGGGTGGCGATTTTTTCCCAGCCCCAGAGACCAGGTTCGGGCCTTAATCAAAAAAGTCATTCTAGATCTAAATTTTACCAACTTGGCTATTCTCTATCCGGAAGAAAATTACGGTCGGAAAATGGCCAAGATATTCTGGGAAGAATCTTCCAAATTGGGGGCTAAAATTACCGGTCTTAAGAGCTATCCACCGGATCAGCCCACCAAATGGGGGAAAATAGTCGCCTCTTTTTTAAATATTAAGGACAAGAACGATCCCTTGCAAAACCCTGATCCAGACTTTCAAGCCGTATTTATCCCGGACTCCCTGTCACGGGTCAGGGCTATAATTCCCCAATTCTTTTTCTACGACGAAAACCGGCTCCTTTTCCTGGGCCCCATGTTATGGGCACAAGGGTTTAACCCCAAGGAGTTGGAAGTACACTATTTTTCCCTGGCCCTGGTGCCCGGGGCATGGTGGCCAGAAAACCATGGGGCAAAAGTGACCCAGCTAAAAAAACTGCTCGACCAGACCGTCCAGGGCGAGCCGGACTTCTGGGTTGCTCTGGGCTTTGATTTTGTCCGATTTTCAACTATGCTTGGGACGCTATCAGACTCCTGGCGCTCTTCAAAGATCAATCAAATATTGGCTCAGATTCAGGACATGGACTGGACCATGGCCCCCATATCCTGGGATGAGCATGGTCAAGCGAGCCAGGATCTTTTTGTATTTCAACCTTCAAGTTCAGGTCTTATTCCTGCAAACATGACAAGTATTGAAGCAAAGATAGAATTCAGGACCGAAAGACGGGCCCAGAGACTAGAAAAGTTAAGACTTGAACAAAATAGTACTGTCCAAACCCCGGATTCTGAACAACTTGTCCAGTAA